A single window of Chloroflexota bacterium DNA harbors:
- a CDS encoding TIM barrel protein, protein MKLGLSHETYRWVAFPWMRSDDPEFVGEMQAPIYLRGIAPPPAGELPIDWMVDRVVAHGLSSLAMECGWFQDTDRAHAFRDRMTERNLTYLASASVDLAAAPDEWGSGTFDPARGSRRMPTFDMSQATAMRTGWTGGAPFDIALRAMELARAAGARVLSLVHGQPGRPNHYTKDPNIDEQIDRMIRNLGTLLPIADEMGLTLATENHMDYRCSEFALVHEGLGSTTLRHVFDFADSMAVNEDPLDGVRHVARHTVGTHLRDMRAQPITRVATGAFYHAPIGLGSVPIQTMLAILQAEAPNPEDLHHYVEVVPRPDYDTEHWLTASLDWLRTECAAYWS, encoded by the coding sequence ATGAAGCTCGGACTCTCGCACGAGACCTACCGCTGGGTCGCGTTTCCGTGGATGCGGTCCGACGACCCGGAGTTTGTCGGCGAGATGCAAGCGCCCATCTACCTGCGCGGCATCGCCCCTCCGCCGGCGGGGGAGTTGCCGATTGATTGGATGGTCGACCGCGTGGTGGCGCATGGACTCTCGTCGCTGGCCATGGAATGCGGTTGGTTCCAGGACACGGACCGCGCCCACGCGTTTCGCGACCGGATGACCGAGCGCAACCTCACCTATCTCGCGTCCGCATCCGTCGACCTGGCCGCGGCGCCCGACGAGTGGGGAAGCGGGACGTTCGACCCGGCCAGGGGAAGTCGCCGCATGCCGACCTTCGATATGTCTCAGGCGACCGCCATGCGCACCGGCTGGACCGGCGGCGCGCCCTTCGACATCGCGCTGCGCGCCATGGAGCTGGCGCGGGCCGCGGGCGCGCGCGTCCTCAGCCTGGTGCACGGGCAGCCCGGCCGCCCGAACCACTACACCAAGGACCCAAACATCGACGAGCAGATCGACCGGATGATCCGCAACCTCGGCACGCTGCTGCCCATTGCCGACGAAATGGGCTTGACGCTCGCCACCGAGAACCACATGGACTACCGCTGCTCGGAGTTCGCCTTGGTCCATGAGGGCCTGGGCTCGACGACCCTGCGCCACGTGTTCGACTTCGCCGACTCCATGGCCGTGAACGAAGACCCGCTCGACGGCGTCCGCCACGTGGCCCGCCACACCGTCGGCACGCACCTGCGCGACATGCGGGCGCAGCCCATCACCCGGGTGGCCACCGGCGCGTTCTATCACGCACCCATCGGCCTCGGCAGCGTGCCGATTCAGACGATGCTCGCCATCTTGCAGGCCGAGGCGCCCAATCCCGAGGACCTGCATCACTACGTCGAGGTCGTCCCGCGGCCCGACTACGACACCGAGCACTGGCTCACCGCCAGCCTGGACTGGCTGCGCACCGAGTGCGCGGCCTACTGGAGCTAG
- a CDS encoding sugar phosphate isomerase/epimerase gives MKLCISIACYRWAFQPSIRRDGPDYRAGGGPLAYLQSFSDPPPEDNRFFWMCDKTAELGLQGLYAHPGEYVDDRAGAEAMRRKVDDRGLIWNGGLTVNMAATDEEWESFEYDNAVRQLELNHWAGLNIATMTHRLPNVHNHFSTDPPIDEQMARAAKHLPALTPVAEELGVIMAWENHMDYRVSEVAGVVNEIDSPWLRITLDTSNPFPSLEDPLEGARIAARNVVAVHFKDFRAQPLRETWEPHFHYSPVGHGDSPIGEILALLQAEAPDPDNLLANIEISPPPQHDPEAWVLESKRWLLEEQGQYFEPHLTVQ, from the coding sequence GTGAAGCTCTGCATTTCCATCGCGTGCTACCGCTGGGCGTTCCAGCCGTCGATTCGGCGCGATGGCCCCGACTACCGCGCGGGCGGCGGGCCGCTAGCCTACTTGCAGTCATTCTCAGACCCACCGCCGGAAGACAACCGCTTCTTCTGGATGTGCGACAAGACGGCCGAGCTGGGACTCCAGGGCCTCTACGCACACCCAGGCGAATACGTCGACGACCGGGCCGGGGCCGAAGCCATGCGCCGCAAGGTCGACGACCGCGGATTGATCTGGAACGGCGGGCTCACGGTCAACATGGCCGCCACCGACGAGGAGTGGGAGAGCTTCGAGTACGACAACGCCGTGCGCCAGCTCGAGCTCAACCATTGGGCCGGCCTCAACATCGCCACCATGACTCACCGGCTGCCCAACGTGCACAACCACTTCTCGACCGACCCGCCCATCGACGAGCAGATGGCGCGCGCCGCCAAGCATCTCCCCGCGCTCACGCCCGTGGCCGAGGAGCTTGGCGTGATCATGGCCTGGGAAAACCACATGGACTACCGCGTCTCCGAGGTGGCCGGGGTCGTCAACGAGATCGACTCACCCTGGCTGCGGATCACCCTCGACACCTCCAACCCGTTTCCGAGTCTCGAGGATCCGCTGGAGGGCGCGCGCATCGCCGCCCGCAACGTCGTGGCGGTGCACTTCAAGGACTTTCGCGCCCAACCGCTGCGCGAAACCTGGGAGCCGCACTTCCACTACTCGCCCGTGGGCCACGGCGACTCGCCCATCGGCGAGATTCTCGCGCTGCTCCAGGCCGAGGCGCCCGATCCGGACAACCTGCTGGCCAACATCGAAATCTCGCCGCCGCCGCAGCACGACCCGGAAGCCTGGGTGCTCGAGAGCAAGCGCTGGCTGCTCGAAGAGCAGGGCCAGTACTTCGAGCCCCATCTGACCGTCCAATGA